CGTGACGGCGAGTGCCGTGGCCGTGAGCGATGGACCGGAGATTCGCACGGTGTGGTCAGGCGCTCGCCGGCGTCGTGGACGCGTCGACCTCGGCGTAGAAGTCGAGTGCCTCGCGGGTGACCCGCTCGATGTCCATCAGCAGGTAGTTGTGTGCCGCGCCTTCGTAGCTCGACAGCCGGGCGCCGGGGATGGTCCGGGCGATCTCCTGGCCCTTCTCGTACGGCACGAGGTTGTCCGCCGTGCCGTGCTGGACGAGGGCCGGAACCGAGATCGTGGCGGCGTCGCCGAGCGTCATGCTGAACTCGGAGATGCCGACGTGTTGTGCGACGACCCCGCGGGTGGAGAACCGGTCCTTCTTCAACATCGCGTAGTCGCGCCGGGCGACGTCGGCGGGCACGTTCGGGTAGGCCTTGCTGCCGGTGAACACTCTGAGGACGCCCGGCGGGATCCGTAGGAGCACCGACCCGAGCACCGGATGCGGCTTGACGACCTCGGTCTTGATGGCCGTGCAGCCGAGGATGAGGGAACGTACCCGCTCCGGCGCGGTGATCGCGAGCTGTTGGGCGATGCCGCCCCCCATCGACACACCCCAGACATGGGCCGAGTCGAGTCCCGCCGCGTCCATCACGGCGAGGGCGTCGGCGACCATCTCGGCGACCGACGCGGTCCGCGCCGCCCGGCTCTGCCCGGTGCCCCGGTTGTCGAACCACACGACGTGGTGCTGCTCGGTCAGGGCGTCGCGCACCGGCCACCACATCTCGGCGCTGTACTTGTGGCCCATGATCAGCAACAGCGGGGAGCCTTCGCCCTGCTGTTCCCAGTGGATCCGGACGCCGTTGCTGCTGACGAATGGCATGTGAGGTCCTCGGGTCGGTGACGGTCAGGAGAACGGCGTGACGGGGCCGGTGTAGTGGAAGCACCGGCAGCTCGAGTCGAAAGCCAACGGTCGGTACGCGCTTGCGCCCGCGTGGTGTTGCGGGTCGAGAGTCGAGGTGAACGTCACCGCGTCAGCCCGTGACGAGCCCAGCTTGTTGTAGCCGTCGAGCAGGCTGGCTCCGGTGATGTTCGAGGCGCCAGAGGCGTTCGCAGCGGCCTGGACGAACAGCATGGCGTCGCAGTACTGGAAGGTCGCGAACTCCTGCACGTTGTTGGTGAGCTGGCCGGTCGGCCGCTCGATCTCGGCGCACAGTCGGGTCGCGGAGTTCTCGAAGACGCTCGACCCGTAGGTGCCGACATCGGCGGTGGGCTGCCAACCGACACCGATCGCGCCGGCCAGCGCGCCGAGGACCATCTTGGTGTGCGCCTCGGCGAGTGCCCACGGGCTGTCGAGCGAGGTCAGCGCGTACTTGGGGTACCAGTGCTGCTGGTAGGCGTCCTGGATGAAGCTGCCTTCGACGCCGGGCGCAAGGAAGAGCACGTTCGTCACGCCGTTCGCCCGCATGTGGAGTTCGTCGTTCGAGACGGTTTGCGCCTCGGCGACGGCCGCCTGCGTCGATGGCGGGTACTCGATCCCGTACGAAGTGACCGAGGCCACCCTTCCCTTGAGCATGGGTACGACCACGTCGTTGTAAGCGTCGACCGCTGCGGTCTCGTTGGTGCCCAGCATGACGCCGACGCGGCTCTTCGAGCTCAGCACGTGGTCGGCCAGCATCGTCTTCACCAGCGCGGACATGACGTCCGTCGTCGTCGCCTCGTACGGGCTCACGAGGTAAGGGATGTTCCGGTAGGAGTTGTTGTCGTGGAGGTAGCCGCCTCCCGAGACATACGGGATGTGGTGGCTGCTCAGACAGGCGGCGAGATCGTTCGGGATGGCAAAGCCGACGGCGACGCCGATCGCGACGTGGTGGTCCTGCGTCCAGTCGCTGCAGATCGCCGCCATCGTGGTGGAGTACGGCTGCGTGCTCGTCAGCGGGATCGAGTAGTAGACCGGTTCGAGGACGTGCCCGGCGAGTCCGCCGTGCTTGTTCACGTAGCCGATGGCCGCGTTGGCGTCGGTCTGCAGGTTGCCGAGGTCGTCACTGCCCCCGAACAGCTTCGCGAAGGCACCGAGGTCCCCGCTGTAGACGATCCCGACCTCGACCGCCGACAGCTTCGCGGGACCCTTGTAGACCTTGCCCGTCGGCGTCGGCGTGGACGGCGGCGCGGTGGAACTCGGCGTCGCCGCCGAGGTCGCGCCGGTTGGGGCAGTAGCGCGCCCGGCGCGGCCCGTCGGGCTGGCGCTCGCCGAAATCGTCGGTTCCGCGCCGCCCGCGGTCGCCCTCGGGACGGCGGGGACCGTGCCGCTCGGACCGGTCGGGCTCGAGCCGGTCGCGGCGGTCGGGACGACCTCGCCGGGGACGATGACCTGGGTCGACCCGTCGAAGCCTTCGTCGGCACGCTGGCTGAGGACGGCGTGTGCGTTGCGGACCGTGGTGCCGCATGCCGCCACCGACAGCAGCGCGATGCCGGCGACCGCGGTGGTGCGTAGACGGCTTCGGCGGCTGCTGCGGTTCATCGCACCTCGTCGTAGAGCAAGCACTGCGGGCCGGACTATCAGTTGATAGTTAGCCGTGAAGTAAGCCACCTGCTGTCCTGCAAGTCAAGGAAGGTTTGATGCGATCGAACGATCGTTGACAGAGCGGCTCCGAGTTGGGTTTGCTTTCGGCGTGGGCAAGCGCAACGAGCGGCTCGCCGTTGCGCCTGCGACGGTGGTGACTCGGCGCTGGCGAAGCGACCTCGATCCCCGCGCCCTGCCGCCCACCGAGCACCTGACGCTGGGGCAGCGCCGAGTGCTCGGCGCCTGCCTCGTGCTGTTCGCCGAGCAAGGCTTCGCCGCGACGTCGATCAGGGACGTGGCTGGCGCTGCCGGGATGCAGTCGGCAAGCCTCTACAACCATTTCGCGTCCAAGGACGCGATGCTGACCGAGCTGGTGACGCTCGGAGTGGGCACGCACCTCGAGCGGCTGATCGCCGCAGTGGTGAACTCCTCAGCCGGACCGGTCGAGCAGCTGCGATCGGCGATCCGCACCCATGTCGCGGTGCACTGCGAGTACCCGAACCTCGGTCTCGTCGTGAACCACGAGGTGCGACACCTGACGCCCGAGGCAGCGATCGCACTCGAGTCGGTACGCCGGAAGTCCGGCGGCCTGGTGAGCGAGGTGCTCAACCGTGGGGTCGAGGAGGGAGTGTTCACCCTCGACGCGCCGCAGGCCGCGATCTTCGCGATGGCCAGCATGGGGGTCGACGCGGCCCGCTGGTATCCCTATCAAGACGAGATCTCGGCAGAGCAGCTGTGCGACGTCTACGCCGAGCTGGCACTTCGGATGGTTGGAGCCTGACGCATGACCTCGATCCCGGCGGCACTGCGCGCGTTCGCGGCCGCCAAGCCCGACGCCCCGGCGGTCACCGACACCAAAGCGACACTGTCGCGTCGGGAGCTGCTCGACCGCGCCGACACCGTGGCTCACGCACTGCATGACCAAGGCGTCGGGGTGGGCGACCTGGTCTCGATCGGGCTGCCGAGCGACGCCTCCCACGTGGTGGCTTCGATCGCCACGTGGCTGGTGGGGGCGACGCCACAGCCGGTAGCGGCGAACATGCCGCGCGCCGAGCTGGACGCGGTCCTCGAGCTGGCGAAGCCGGCGATGGCGATCGGCTTCGACGGCGGCGACCTCGCGCCGACGATGCTCACGCTGCCCGAGCCGACCGGGCAGGCTCGCGAGCCGTTGCCCGACGTGGTCTCACCCAACTTCAAGGCGCCGATGTCCGGCGGGTCGACCGGTCGGCCGAAGCTGATCGTTGCCACGAACCCGGCCGAGGTGGAGGGGCTCGCCCTGCTCGGCCAGGTCATGCGGATCAAGGCCGAGGACACGTCCTTGATCACTGCGCCGATGCACCACAACGGGCCGTTCCTGACCTCGACCGCGACGATCGCGCTCGGCGGCCATGTCGTCCTGCCGGGCCGCTTCGACGCCGAGACCACCCTCGCGCTCATCGAACGGGAACGTGTCGGATGGGTCTACCTCGTGCCGACGATGATGTCGCGGATCACGAAGCTGCCTGACGACGTCCGCCTCCGCTACGACCTGTCGACCCTGCACACGGTGATGCACATGGCGGCGCCGTGCCCGCCGTACCTCAAGCAGGCGTGGATCGACTGGCTCGGCGGAGAACGCATCATGGAGCTCTACGCCGGGACCGAGGCGCAGGCTGCGACGTTCATCAGCGGCACCGAATGGCTCGAGCACCGCGGCTCGGTCGGCAAGCCACTGATCGGGCAGATGCAGATCTGTGATCCGGACGGCAAGCCGTTGCCGACCGGCGAGGTCGGCGAGGTGTGGATGAAGTCCGACGCCGGCCCGACTTACAAATACATCGGAGCGGAGCCGAGGGCCCGCGAGGACGGCTGGGAGTCACTCGGCGACCTGGGCTGGATGGACGCCGACGGCTACCTCTACCTCAACGACCGGTTGACGGATATGGTCCTGGTCGGCGGCAGCAACGTCTACCCCGCCGAGGTCGAGGCCGCGCTCGATGAGCATCCGCACGTGCTGTCGTCATGTGTCATCGGGCTGCCGGACGACGACCTCGGCAACCGGCTGCACGCGTTGGTGCAGCTTCGCGACGAGGTCAGTGACGACGAGCTGCGGTCGTGGTGCGGCGAGCGGTTGACGAAATACAAGGTGCCGCGGACCTTCGAGCGGGTGGCGCAGCCGCTGCGCGACGATGCGGCGAAGGTACGCCGCTCGCAGCTTCGCGCCGAACGCCTTCCCGGTTAGGCGCCGGCCGGCAGCGGTCCGGCTGAGACGAAGTCGCGCGTTTGCCCGACCCGCAGCCGGGGATTCGTCTGACATCTGTCGAGGAGGTTCTCGGATGTCGAACGACGCCATCGTGATGCTGAAGGAAGACCACAAGAGGGTTCGCGCGCTGTTTCGCGAGTTCAAGGGCGCCGGGGAGAATGCGACGGCCACCAAGGCGAAGCTCGTCGACAAGATCCTCGAAGAGCTCACCGTGCACACCTACATCGAGAACGAGGGGATGTACCCGGCCGTCCGGGAGCAGGTTCCCGAGCTGGAGGACGACATTCTCGAGTCGCTCGAGGAGCACCACGTGGCGGACGTGCTGTGCATGGAGCTCGCCGCGATGAGTCCTGAACACAAGCATTTCGACGCGAAGGTCGCCGTTTTGATCGAGAACGTCGAGCACCACATCGAGGAAGAGGAGACCGAGTGGTTCCCGCAGGTGCGCGAGAAGCTCGGTCGTAACGAGCTCCAGGCGATCGGGACCCGGCTCGAGGAGCTGAAAGCCAAGTCGCCGCGCCGGCCGTCGAACCCGAAGTCGCTGGTCAAGGCCGTCAAGGCGCTCGTCTCCTAGGAGCAGCGATGGCCAACGAACTCGACGGCAAGACGATCGCCTTCCTGGTGGCCAACGAGGGCGTCGAGCAGGTGGAGCTCACCGAGCCGTGGCGGGCGGTCGAGGCGGCCGGCGGCACCCCCAAGCTGGTCGCACCCGAAGCGGGGAAGGCACAGGGGTTCAACCATCTCGACAAGGCGGACGAGTTCCCGGTCGACGTCAGCGTCGCGGACGCGAGCGCGCAGGACTACGACGCCCTCGTGCTGCCGGGCGGGGTCGCCAACCCGGACCAGCTGCGGACCGAGCCGGCCGCGGTCGCGTTCGCGAAGTCGTTCTTCGACGCGGGCAAGCCGGTTGCCGCGATCTGCCACGCGCCATGGACGCTGGTGGAGGCCGACGTGGTCCGTGACCGGAAGATGACCAGCTGGCCGAGCCTGCAGACGGATCTGCGAAACGCGGGCGCCGACTGGGTGGACGAGCAGGTCGTGGTGTGCACAGGCGGGTCGAACGTGCTGATCTCGTCGAGGAAGCCGGACGACCTCGACGCCTTCTGCCGGGAAATGGTGGATCGGTTCGCGGCTGCGTAACCGGCGGCGACTAGATTCAACGTCGCCAGGGCGGCACTCTGCACCGCCCGTTTCCCCTCAAGAGGAGCACCATGAGCATCCGGCTGGGCGACGACGCCCCCAACTTCACCGCCGACACCACAGAGGGCGAGATCGACTTCTACCAGTGGAAGGGCGACTCGTGGGCGGTGCTGTTCAGCCACCCCGCTGACTTCACGCCCGTCTGCACGACCGAACTCGGTCGCACCGCGGCGTTGAAGAGCGAGTTCGACAAGCGGAACACGAAGGCGATCGCCGTGTCGGTGGACTCCGTCGACAACCACAACGGCTGGGCGCCCGACATCGCCGCGGCCACGGGCAGCGAGGTGAACTTCCCGATCATTGCCGACGAGTCGCACAAGGTGTCTGAGCTCTACGACATGCTCCACCCGGGTGAGGGCGACTCGAGCACCGTACGGTCGGTGTTCATCATCGCGCCGAACAACAAGGTGCGGCTGACCCTGACCTACCCGAAGTCCGTCGGCCGCAACTTCGACGAGATCGTGCGCGTCATCGACGCGCTACAGGCCACGGACCGGGACCCGATCTCGACCCCGGTCGACTGGAAGCCGGGTGACCGCGTCATCGTGTCGCCGACGATCTCGACCGAGGACGCGCGGGCGAAGTTCGCGAACGTCGAGGAGAAGAACTCCTACCTCAGGTACGCCGACCAGCCCTGATCGTCGCGTCGGATGCCCGGCGGAGGAGTAACGATCATGACCGCCGGGCATCAATGACGTGTGAGTACCACTTCCCACCTATCGACAGACCTCTGCGACGGCAGGCAGCGCTACGCGACGTACGCCGACGCGGATCGACAGGCGTGGTACGCCATGGCGCGCCGGCGTAACGCCGACGAGGACTTCATGCTTGCGGCGCACTATTGCCCTCGATGCAAGGGCTGGCACATAGGCAATCCGCGCAAGCAGTCTGCGGAACGGTGGAGCGCCTCGCTGTCCTAGTCGGCAGCGAGGCGCTTCGGCGTCCGAGGGGGCGAAAGCTCAGGGCTTCGGCAGCGGCGGCGTGTACATGCTCGCCGACGGCTCAGAAGCTCGGCGGCGGCGGGTGATGCCGAACACCGCGGCGGCCGCGGCCACTCCACCCAGCACGACGCCCAACATCGCCCATCGGCTGCGTCCCTTGGGCAGCCGATCGGTGACCGCGGACGGATCGACGTCCTTGAGTGACGGCAGATGCGAGCGGACCGTCTCGACATCCACCGACGGCAGATGCGACCGAACCGCTTCGGTCGCGTCTTTCGCCGAGGGCATGTTCTTCGGTGCCTTCTCGCGCAGGTTCGACAACACGTCGCTCACAGCTTCACTCATGGCGGCGTTGTGCCCGCTCACCTGACGACTAAGCAGTCCCGGCTCGCCAGGTCCAACGTCGCCGGAGTGGCGGTATGGATCCGGCAGCCGCCTGAGGTCTCGACGGTGACCGCAGACCCCGCGTGGCTGATCGTCAGCCTGCCGTACGCCGCGGTGAAGCGCACGACCGCAGTCGGCGGCCGATCGAATCGATAGCTGATGTTCCACAGGTGTCCGCTGGTCGCGACCGTCTGGTTCGTCCAGGTCCGCGGATGGTCGACGACGGGCTTGAACAATCCCCAGGCGATCGCGGCGGCCAGTTCTTTGGAGAAGTCCGGCCCGTCGTGTCCGCCAGGGTGAGGCACGTACGTGACTGCGACACCGGCACGCTGCGCGGCCTGCCTGAACAGCACGTTCATCGGGTAGATGATCGGGCCCTCGAGCCCGCCGCCACCGAGTGCGAGGACCAGGTTCTGGTCGATGCCCGCCTTGCTCGGTACGCCGGTGCCTGTCGTCAGGAAGACGTGCGTGTGTTGCAGGTTCTGCACCAGGCGGGTGGGGTTGTGGCCGGTCGCGTAGAAGCCGTCGGGCGGGCCGAGCACCGGGTAGGACGCGTGGTCGTCACGCAGCGGGGCCGCCGAGACGATCCCCATGCCCTCCTGGGTGATCGCACCGAAGTACTGCGGGTCGAGGAAGCCGGACAGGCTCGCGACGGTGCCGAAGAAGCCCGGCAACCGGCCGCCGAGGTAGGTCGCGCCGAGCCCGCCCATCGAGATCCCGATCACGGCGTGCCAGCGTCGCTGCGGGCGGATCCGGTAGTGGTGGAGGATCCACGGGACCACGTCGTCGAGGAAGTAGCTCTCCCACGCGGGGTCACGGCGCTTGCCGTTGTTCCACCAGTCGTCGTACCAGCCGTTGTACGGCTCCGGGGTGACCACGATCGCGTTGATGTGGACGCTCGTCCCGAGCGCCGCCTTGGCGTAGTCGCCGCCGAGCCCGCCCAGGTTGAGCACCAGCGGGTAGCGCTCGGCGGGGTCGTAGCCGGCCGGCAGCAGCACGTCCGCACGAGGCTGACCGGGGTAGGGCAGCCACTTCGCCGGAACGTAGTCCTGCGGGTCCGGGATCGTCGTGGTGACCAGCCGCGGCCCGACGCTCGCCACGGCGCTGTGCGCTGCGGGCGCGCTTCCCGCTGCGCCTACCGCCGCGCCTCCCGCCGCGCCGAGCGTCAGCGCCGCGCTGAGCGCTGCTGCTACCGGCCAACGGACGCGGATCACGTCCGGGACACTAATCGGCAACCCTGCAGATATCTGCCGACCTCCGCCCGGCAGGATGGTCCGGTGACCGACCGCCGTACCTTCCTGACCCGTTCCGACGAGCACACGTTCGTCCCGACGCGCGCCGCCGTGGGCCCGTGGGGTCCCGACACGGTCAGCGGGCTCGTCATCACCGGCCTGGTCGGGTACGCCGCGGAGCGGGCGGCTGGCAATGCGGATTTCGTCGGCACCCGGCTGACCGTCGACATGGTGCGCATGGCGATGCAAGGCGAGCTCCGCACCGAGGCGACCGTGTTGCGGGAGGGCCGCCGGCTGCGGATGGTCGACGTGACCATCAGCCAAGGTGAGCGCAACGTCGCGCACGGGCGAGGCATCTTCGTCCGCCGCTGCGAGCCGCCGCCCGGAGCCGTCTGGTCCGCGCCGGTGGCGATGGCGAAGCCGCCCGAGCCCGCCGACACCCCGCAGTACGGGCCGAAGCCGTACGTCGGTCCCGACGCGACGGCGGCGGCCGACTTCGAGCCGTGGCGGGACGCCACCCAGCCGAAGTACGTCTGGTACGACTTCGAGGCCGCGCTGGTCGAGGGCGAGCCCACCTCGCCCTTTGTCCGCGCCGCCGCAGTCGCCGACGTGTCGAACCCGCTCATGAACTGGGGCAGCCACGGCCTGCAGTTCGTGAACTCCGACATCACGATGCTGCTGGCCCGCGAGCCGGAGGGGACGATGCTCGGCCTGGCCGCTCGCGACCGTCAGGAAGCCGGGGGAGTGTCCGTCGGGTCGGCCGTCATGTTCGACCCGGCCGGACCGATCGGGCTCACCACGGTCACCTCCCTGGCCTCCGAGGTCCGGATGTCGATCCCGGACCACCGCGCCGCCAGCAGCTGAGACCGCCGCTGTCCACGTGCGTGTGGGGTGCGAGCGGAGCTGCTCATGTCTGTCATTGGCGATCCCGGCGCCAATCGTTACATCTCCGCGGTCATCTCACCTGTGTCAGGGCGACTCGGAGTCGTCCTCACCAAGCCCTTCCATCACCTCGACCACCCGCTCGAGGACGGTGATCGCGGCGGCGATGCTGCGGCCCGGTACGTCGGCGAAGATCTCCGACATCCGCCGCCGCCAGTACGCCTGCTTCTCCTCGACCACTCGCTGCCCGGTCGGGGTGAGGGTGATGAAGCACTGCCGGCGGTCGTGTACATCGCGCTGACGGGTCAGCAGCCCGCGGGCTTCGAGCTGGTCGATCGCCACGGTCATCGATGCAGGCGTCAGATCGGCTGCTCTCGCCAGTGCGCCGACCGTCGCGTAGGGCTGTTCCAGGAGCAGATGGAGAGCGCGCAGGTGGGTGCTGCTCAACCCGGACTCGGCGTTGTGGTGCTCACGGTGCCGCAGCCGACGGTCCGCAGACAGCAGTCGGCTCACCGAGCTGCGCAGCGCGTCCAGCTGCTCGTCGGTAGGCGTGGTCACGCCGCTCCCACCAGGGCGTCGGAGGTGACCTCGCCCGCCAGCGGCGGCGCGCCGTCGAGCCTGGCCCGCCGTTCGATCCACCAGAGCAGAACGGTGGGCAGCGAGGCGACGGCGGTGATCGCGAGCACCCAGCCGAAGCTCACCCCGAAGGCGTGCGCTTGTCCCGCGGCGGTGCCGGCGTGGTCGAGATGGTTCTGCAGGATCACGGTGAGGATGGCCGTGCCGATCGAGGAGCCGACTCGCTGAACGACGTTGATCTGCGGGGTCGCGTCGTTGACCTGATCCGGGGTCAGCCCGCGCAGCGCCGCGGTCATCGCGGGCATCGAGGACAGGCCCACGCCAAGGCCGCGCGCGAGCATGGCGAACTCGACCGGCAAGTACGCCGTGTGCGCGCCGAGGAAGAGGAACGGCACGGTCGTCGCGATGCTGACGAGCGCTCCGCAGATCGAGACCAGGCCCGCGCCGTACCGATCGACCAGACCGCCGGCCCACCACACGGCAAGCGCGGAGCCGATCCCTTGGGGCCCCAGCAGCAGTCCGGTACGAAGGGCGTCCTCGCCGCGCACGGTCTGGAAGTACAACGGCATCAGGATGAGCCCGCCGAACATCGCGGCACCGAGGCAGAACGTCGTCAGCGAGGCGGCGCTGAAGGACTTGTCCTTGTAGAGCCGCATGTCCAACAACGGCCGGTCGACGCGCAGAGCCCGGATCACGAACACCGTGACGAGCGCCGCGCCTGCCAGCAGGGGAGCGAGGACGGTGGCGGACAGGAACGGATCGACGCCGATCTTGGCGAGGCCGTAGGTGATGCCCACGAGTCCGGGTGCGACGATCGCGAGCCCGCTGATGTCGAGCGGGCCGGCGTCTTCCGGTTGGTCGGCCGGGAGCAGTCGTAGCGCCGCGACGAAGGCCGCGACGCCGACCGGCAGGTTGACGTAGAAGATCCAGCGCCATCCGGCGTGGTCGAGCAGGAGTCCGCCGATGGTGGGCCCGACGACCGGGCCGAGGATCACCGGCACGGAGATCGCACTCATCACCCGCGCCAGGCGCTGCGGGCCCGCCTTCTTGACCACCAGCATCATGCCGAGCGGGACGATCATGCCGCCGCCGACGCCTTGCAGCACCCGAAACGCGATCAGCCATGCGATCGACGGGGACAGCCCGCACAGCGCCGACCCGAAGGTGAACACGACGATCGAGATCAGGAACAAGCGCTTGGTGCCGTAGCGCTTGGCCGCCCACCCGGTGGTGGGGATCACGGCCGCCAGCGCCAGCAGATAGCCGGTGACGACCCACTGCACCGTGTCCAGCGAGGTCTTCAGGTCGCGGGAGAGCGAGATCAGCGCGACGTTGACGATGGTCGTGTCGAGGGTCGACATGACCATGCCGAGGATGACGACGACGCAGACCCGCCAGACGTCTGCGCCGAGCGGGGGACGTGCCGCCGATCGTTTCATGACGTAAAGATTAGGTGGCTAACTTTCTGGTGTCTAACTTTCCCGGATGCTGTCGAGGATCCGCTGCAGGTCTTTCAGGTCGGCGGCCGGCAGCCTGCTGAGCGCCGCCGGGGGGCAGCTGAGGATCTCGTCGGCGGTGCGAGCGAGGGCGAGCCCGCGCTTGGTGGTCTCGACGACCTTCGCGCGCCGGTCGGTGGGGTGGGGCCGGCGCTGCACCAGGCCGAGCTTTTCCAGGTCGTCGACGAGCGTGGTGGCGTTGGGCGGATCGATGCCGAGGGCCGCGGCGAGCTCACCCATGGACATCGGTTGGCGGGCAAGCCGGCGCAGCGCGCGCGTCTTGCCGAAGCTGAGCCCGACGGCCTCCGACACCTCGCGGCGACGCTGGTTGCTCAGAACGAGGTCGGCCATCATCGCCCAGACCTCTCGCGCGTCCGTCGTCATGAGCCGAGAAACTCCGGGTTCAGCTCGGCCGCCGCGCGGCGGGCAGATTCGGTGGCGACGGGCGTGGTGGCGAACCAGCCGAGCAGGGCGACAGCGGCGCCGCAGCTGAACATCACCCACCAGCCCGGGTGGCTCGCCGCGGCGAGGCCGTCGTACGAGCGCTCGCCGATCCGCGAGGTGACCAGCGCTCCG
This genomic stretch from Mycobacteriales bacterium harbors:
- a CDS encoding TetR/AcrR family transcriptional regulator; its protein translation is MGKRNERLAVAPATVVTRRWRSDLDPRALPPTEHLTLGQRRVLGACLVLFAEQGFAATSIRDVAGAAGMQSASLYNHFASKDAMLTELVTLGVGTHLERLIAAVVNSSAGPVEQLRSAIRTHVAVHCEYPNLGLVVNHEVRHLTPEAAIALESVRRKSGGLVSEVLNRGVEEGVFTLDAPQAAIFAMASMGVDAARWYPYQDEISAEQLCDVYAELALRMVGA
- a CDS encoding type 1 glutamine amidotransferase domain-containing protein, whose product is MANELDGKTIAFLVANEGVEQVELTEPWRAVEAAGGTPKLVAPEAGKAQGFNHLDKADEFPVDVSVADASAQDYDALVLPGGVANPDQLRTEPAAVAFAKSFFDAGKPVAAICHAPWTLVEADVVRDRKMTSWPSLQTDLRNAGADWVDEQVVVCTGGSNVLISSRKPDDLDAFCREMVDRFAAA
- a CDS encoding MarR family transcriptional regulator, coding for MTTDAREVWAMMADLVLSNQRRREVSEAVGLSFGKTRALRRLARQPMSMGELAAALGIDPPNATTLVDDLEKLGLVQRRPHPTDRRAKVVETTKRGLALARTADEILSCPPAALSRLPAADLKDLQRILDSIRES
- a CDS encoding DHA2 family efflux MFS transporter permease subunit; the encoded protein is MKRSAARPPLGADVWRVCVVVILGMVMSTLDTTIVNVALISLSRDLKTSLDTVQWVVTGYLLALAAVIPTTGWAAKRYGTKRLFLISIVVFTFGSALCGLSPSIAWLIAFRVLQGVGGGMIVPLGMMLVVKKAGPQRLARVMSAISVPVILGPVVGPTIGGLLLDHAGWRWIFYVNLPVGVAAFVAALRLLPADQPEDAGPLDISGLAIVAPGLVGITYGLAKIGVDPFLSATVLAPLLAGAALVTVFVIRALRVDRPLLDMRLYKDKSFSAASLTTFCLGAAMFGGLILMPLYFQTVRGEDALRTGLLLGPQGIGSALAVWWAGGLVDRYGAGLVSICGALVSIATTVPFLFLGAHTAYLPVEFAMLARGLGVGLSSMPAMTAALRGLTPDQVNDATPQINVVQRVGSSIGTAILTVILQNHLDHAGTAAGQAHAFGVSFGWVLAITAVASLPTVLLWWIERRARLDGAPPLAGEVTSDALVGAA
- a CDS encoding hemerythrin domain-containing protein, whose translation is MSNDAIVMLKEDHKRVRALFREFKGAGENATATKAKLVDKILEELTVHTYIENEGMYPAVREQVPELEDDILESLEEHHVADVLCMELAAMSPEHKHFDAKVAVLIENVEHHIEEEETEWFPQVREKLGRNELQAIGTRLEELKAKSPRRPSNPKSLVKAVKALVS
- a CDS encoding AMP-binding protein produces the protein MTSIPAALRAFAAAKPDAPAVTDTKATLSRRELLDRADTVAHALHDQGVGVGDLVSIGLPSDASHVVASIATWLVGATPQPVAANMPRAELDAVLELAKPAMAIGFDGGDLAPTMLTLPEPTGQAREPLPDVVSPNFKAPMSGGSTGRPKLIVATNPAEVEGLALLGQVMRIKAEDTSLITAPMHHNGPFLTSTATIALGGHVVLPGRFDAETTLALIERERVGWVYLVPTMMSRITKLPDDVRLRYDLSTLHTVMHMAAPCPPYLKQAWIDWLGGERIMELYAGTEAQAATFISGTEWLEHRGSVGKPLIGQMQICDPDGKPLPTGEVGEVWMKSDAGPTYKYIGAEPRAREDGWESLGDLGWMDADGYLYLNDRLTDMVLVGGSNVYPAEVEAALDEHPHVLSSCVIGLPDDDLGNRLHALVQLRDEVSDDELRSWCGERLTKYKVPRTFERVAQPLRDDAAKVRRSQLRAERLPG
- a CDS encoding alpha/beta fold hydrolase — translated: MPFVSSNGVRIHWEQQGEGSPLLLIMGHKYSAEMWWPVRDALTEQHHVVWFDNRGTGQSRAARTASVAEMVADALAVMDAAGLDSAHVWGVSMGGGIAQQLAITAPERVRSLILGCTAIKTEVVKPHPVLGSVLLRIPPGVLRVFTGSKAYPNVPADVARRDYAMLKKDRFSTRGVVAQHVGISEFSMTLGDAATISVPALVQHGTADNLVPYEKGQEIARTIPGARLSSYEGAAHNYLLMDIERVTREALDFYAEVDASTTPASA
- a CDS encoding peroxiredoxin, with the protein product MSIRLGDDAPNFTADTTEGEIDFYQWKGDSWAVLFSHPADFTPVCTTELGRTAALKSEFDKRNTKAIAVSVDSVDNHNGWAPDIAAATGSEVNFPIIADESHKVSELYDMLHPGEGDSSTVRSVFIIAPNNKVRLTLTYPKSVGRNFDEIVRVIDALQATDRDPISTPVDWKPGDRVIVSPTISTEDARAKFANVEEKNSYLRYADQP
- a CDS encoding acyl-CoA thioesterase domain-containing protein; the encoded protein is MTDRRTFLTRSDEHTFVPTRAAVGPWGPDTVSGLVITGLVGYAAERAAGNADFVGTRLTVDMVRMAMQGELRTEATVLREGRRLRMVDVTISQGERNVAHGRGIFVRRCEPPPGAVWSAPVAMAKPPEPADTPQYGPKPYVGPDATAAADFEPWRDATQPKYVWYDFEAALVEGEPTSPFVRAAAVADVSNPLMNWGSHGLQFVNSDITMLLAREPEGTMLGLAARDRQEAGGVSVGSAVMFDPAGPIGLTTVTSLASEVRMSIPDHRAASS
- a CDS encoding MarR family transcriptional regulator yields the protein MTTPTDEQLDALRSSVSRLLSADRRLRHREHHNAESGLSSTHLRALHLLLEQPYATVGALARAADLTPASMTVAIDQLEARGLLTRQRDVHDRRQCFITLTPTGQRVVEEKQAYWRRRMSEIFADVPGRSIAAAITVLERVVEVMEGLGEDDSESP
- a CDS encoding alpha/beta hydrolase-fold protein — translated: MIRVRWPVAAALSAALTLGAAGGAAVGAAGSAPAAHSAVASVGPRLVTTTIPDPQDYVPAKWLPYPGQPRADVLLPAGYDPAERYPLVLNLGGLGGDYAKAALGTSVHINAIVVTPEPYNGWYDDWWNNGKRRDPAWESYFLDDVVPWILHHYRIRPQRRWHAVIGISMGGLGATYLGGRLPGFFGTVASLSGFLDPQYFGAITQEGMGIVSAAPLRDDHASYPVLGPPDGFYATGHNPTRLVQNLQHTHVFLTTGTGVPSKAGIDQNLVLALGGGGLEGPIIYPMNVLFRQAAQRAGVAVTYVPHPGGHDGPDFSKELAAAIAWGLFKPVVDHPRTWTNQTVATSGHLWNISYRFDRPPTAVVRFTAAYGRLTISHAGSAVTVETSGGCRIHTATPATLDLASRDCLVVR